A genomic segment from Spinacia oleracea cultivar Varoflay chromosome 3, BTI_SOV_V1, whole genome shotgun sequence encodes:
- the LOC110791224 gene encoding uncharacterized protein: MTSPKSVKEVQRLTGCLATLGRFLSRAGDKCHYFFDTIKKKSKFEWTESAETAFVRLKEHLHTLPRLVSPLQGETLYVYLAISEWSLSAVLLTEREGVQLPVYFVSHVLQNAELRYSPIEKFALALFMASKKLLPYFLAHKLVVYTDQPLKQPLTKLDAAGRMLKWAIELNAFNISYEPRKAIKGQAFAGFIAEMTRPTFEKNVATCWTVYVDGSSTQNGCGAGIICQSPEGDKYEYAMRFNFQTSNNEAEYEALLAGIKMCKAAGAQEILAFFDSQLIVSQVNGDYEARDPNMIKYMQAVHQEIEHLKSFEAKQIPRTENNQADALSKLASSASCDTPRHVFWEVKDKRSIEQELCAPMVAILDRSSTWMNPIIAYKMDGSLPDDSSLAAKIQKKSSWFEWWNGVLYKRSFSRPLLRCVTPEKGKEILDDLHQGLCSSHIGGRALAEKAL, encoded by the coding sequence ATGACGTCGCCAAAATCAGTCAAGGAAGTCCAACGCCTGACGGGATGTCTAGCGACCCTGGGGCGGTTCTTATCAAGGGCAGGTGACAAGTGTCATTACTTCTTCGACACAATCAAGAAGAAGAGCAAATTTGAATGGACTGAGTCGGCAGAAACTGCCTTCGTCCGATTAAAAGAGCATCTCCACACCTTACCTCGGCTTGTCAGTCCTCTTCAGGGGGAAACTTTGTATGTGTATTTGGCCATTTCTGAGTGGTCCTTGAGTGCTGTGTTGCTAACTGAAAGGGAGGGAGTGCAACTCCCCGTCTATTTTGTGAGCCATGTCCTGCAAAACGCCGAATTAAGATATTCTCCAATTGAGAAGTTTGCACTTGCGCTGTTTATGGCCAGCAAGAAGCTGCTCCCTTACTTTCTGGCACACAAACTGGTGGTATACACAGACCAACCTTTGAAACAACCCCTTACTAAGCTAGACGCTGCTGGGCGAATGCTGAAATGGGCAATTGAGCTGAATGCATTTAATATCTCATATGAGCCTCGAAAAGCTATCAAGGGACAAGCATTTGCCGGTTTCATTgcagaaatgacgaggccaaCTTTTGAAAAGAATGTGGCGACTTGCTGGACAGTCTATGTAGATGGCTCGTCAACCCAGAACGGGTGTGGAGCCGGCATAATATGTCAATCCCCTGAAGGAGACAAGTATGAGTATGCCATGAGATTCAATTTCCAAACATCCAACAAcgaggcagaatatgaagctttATTAGCCGGCATAAAAATGTGCAAAGCTGCCGGAGCTCAAGAAATACTTGCCTTTTTTGACTCACAGCTCATTGTGAGTCAAGTGAATGGGGACTACGAGGCAAGAGACCCTAACATGATCAAATATATGCAAGCCGTGCATCAAGAAATAGAACATCTAAAGAGCTTTGAAGCTAAGCAGATTCCCAGAACGGAGAACAATCAGGCCGATGCCCTGTCAAAACTAGCTAGCTCGGCTTCTTGTGATACCCCGCGTCACGTGTTTTGGGAAGTGAAAGATAAGCGAAGTATTGAGCAGGAATTGTGCGCTCCTATGGTAGCTATTCTTGATCGGTCGTCAACCTGGATGAACCCTATCATTGCTTACAAAATGGACGGTTCGCTTCCGGACGACTCAAGTCTGGCCGCCAAAATACAAAAGaagagttcttggtttgaatggtGGAATGGAGTTTTATACAAGAGGTCATTCTCTAGACCCCTCCTGCGGTGTGTCACTCCTGAGAAAGGGAAAGAAATTCTGGATGATTTGCACCAGGGATTATGTAGCTCCCACATTGGAGGACGAGCTTTGGCAGAGAAAGCCTTGTGA
- the LOC130469977 gene encoding uncharacterized protein, whose product MNAPKEPKVKPPAIDAYDGTSDPDVHLLAYRHHMYVQGTTDATWCKYFPSTLKGVASKWFEKLPAGTINTYVELEMLFSARFMAYKEEKKTSMHLGRIQQGKDESLRSYVRRFNLESGKIPDLPDGVAFDNFFRGLKKGSFKFDLVKKSVRTMADALDEAESFIHATEICSVPKESKGTEATDHPQCKDKSDKKTSRPNGTWAIEKKGYQADRSQGQKRGRPYDKERFEYNTDLYTILLDVSDRYEIDRPFPMKSQVETRDSSLYCKFVMRDMKQKVASPYEGLLMD is encoded by the coding sequence ATGAATGCTCCCAAGGAGCCTAAAGTAAAACCACCGGCTATTGACGCCTATGATGGCACGTCTGATCCTGATGTACACCTCTTGGCCTATCGGCATCATATGTATGTCCAGGGAACTACTGATGcaacttggtgcaaatacttcccgtcCACTCTGAAAGGGGTTGCCTCCAAATGGTTCGAGAAGTTGCCTGCGGGAACGATCAACACATATGTCGAATTGGAGATGTTATTTTCAGCAAGATTTATGGCTTacaaagaagagaaaaagacgagcatgcatttggGTCGAATACAGCAAGGAAAAGATGAATCTTTGCGAAGCTATGTTCGACGTTTCAATTTGGAATCAGGAAAGATTCCAGACCTACCTGACGGGGTGGCGTTTGATAATTTCTTTAGGGGACTTAAGAAGGGGTCCTTTAAGTTCGATTTGGTGAAGAAAAGTGTGAGAACTATGGCCGACGCTCTGGATGAGGCCGAGTCCTTTATTCATGCCACCGAAATCTGCTCCGTCCCCAAAGAGTCTAAGGGAACGGAGGCCACAGATCATCCTCAGTGCAAGGATAAGTCAGACAAAAAGACCAGCCGTCCGAATGGGACATGGGCCATTGAAAAGAAAGGATATCAGGCAGACCGCTCCCAAGGACAGAAGAGAGGACGACCCTATGACAAAGAAAGGTTCGAGTACAACACTGACCTGTATACGATACTGCTAGATGTCAGTGATAGGTATGAGATTGATCGACCGTTCCCCATGAAGTCGCAGGTGGAAACTCGGGACAGCTCGCTTTACTGTAAGTTCGTGATGCGGGACATGAAACAAAAGGTTGCAAGTCCCTACGAAGGGCTCTTGATGGATTAG